In Pseudophryne corroboree isolate aPseCor3 chromosome 7, aPseCor3.hap2, whole genome shotgun sequence, a single window of DNA contains:
- the LOC134944380 gene encoding taste receptor type 2 member 41-like, with translation MQLANIALLEFMFLDIFAGLFLNGLIIYISSRTWRNGGYLSPGDAILVALGLCNIIMQTLLTCGIIIYYFWIHTFLSYSFFSVFFAIYNPMCLSSSWMTSWLCIFYCIKITNFQCSVFVLVKSRFSGMLPWLILASVALSVIFISSGYLTALNPAGNATQHDSSQRVPFTLSSVFLVVLVFWCCLPCVLILTSLGTTLTSLVIHVFRMKASTDFSSSKIEAHINGIRTMTLLLVLYIIFYLTQIILSLSIFPFSSPWFWILLVLHFSFCTLQGVILVLGNPKLYNAFQILYGRTKVTTDQRNNDNT, from the coding sequence ATGCAGCTTGCCAACATCGCCCTCCTGGAATTCATGTTTCTGGATATATTTGCTGGCTTGTTCTTGAATGGTCTGATCATATATATAAGTAGCAGGACTTGGAGGAACGGAGGATACCTGAGCCCTGGAGATGCAATCCTGGTGGCTCTGGGGCTGTGTAACATCATCATGCAGACCTTGCTCACATGCGGcataattatttattatttctGGATTCACACGTTCCTCTCCTACTCCTTCTTTAGTGTTTTCTTTGCCATTTATAACCCCATGTGTCTATCTAGCTCTTGGATGACATCTTGGCTCTGCATTTTCTACTGTATCAAAATCACAAACTTCCAGTGCAGCGTCTTTGTACTGGTTAAATCAAGGTTTTCTGGGATGCTGCCCTGGTTGATACTGGCATCAGTTGCGCTGTCTGTTATTTTCATTTCCTCTGGTTACTTAACAGCATTAAATCCAGCAGGGAACGCCACACAACATGACAGCTCTCAGCGCGTCCCTTTCACACTGTCCAGTGTGTTTCTGGTTGTTCTGGTCTTCTGGTGCTGCCTACCATGTGTCCTTATCCTCACTTCCCTGGGCACAACTCTAACGTCCCTGGTAATACATGTGTTCCGGATGAAGGCATCAACTGATTTCAGCTCCTCGAAGATAGAAGCTCATATCAATGGAATCCGAACAATGACTTTGCTTCTAGTTCTCTACATCATCTTCTACTTGACCCAAATAATCCTCTCACTTAGTATATTTCCCTTTTCATCACCGTGGTTCTGGATTTTGCTCGTGTTGCATTTTTCATTCTGCACCTTGCAAGGAGTTATCCTGGTATTAGGAAACCCAAAATTGTACAATGCTTTCCAAATTCTTTACGGTCGCACCAAAGTAACCACAGATCAAAGAAATAATGACAACACATAA